The genomic stretch TAGCTCATGCCCAGATTTGCACTCACGGTTCTATTAAATACTCGCTGTTCAGTAAAAACGGAGAAAACATCAGTAGTAGCTCCGCCAATATCCACACCCAGAACTTCAATATTATTTACTTTGGCGATCGTCTGCATGATATTTCCCACAGCTGCAGGTGTCGGCATGATTGGAATATCAACGAGTTTGCCATTGATCGGACCTTTGGTCCAACTCATCAATTTGTTGTATCCGGGAGCTTGCGCCATTACGTGTTCCATAAAAAGGTCATGGATTTTATCACGAGCCGGCCCCAGATTTTCCCGTTCCAAAGTAGGACGCAGATTATCGGTGATAATAAGGTCGGTTTTTTTATCCAATGTTTCCTTGATAATATCACGAGCTTTGTTGTTGCCAGCATAAATTACAGGCAGCTTATAGCTGGAGCCAAGACGAGGTTTTGGATCGGCAGCTCCAACCAGTTCAGCCATTTCTGCTACGTGTTTGGTTGTTCCGCCATCTACACCGCCAGCCATTAAAATCATGTCGGGTCGCAGGTGTCGAATACGTTCAATTTTTTCATGGTTTGCACGTTTGTCGTTGCTTGCGATCAGATCCATAACGATAGCACCAGCACCCAGAGCAGCACGTTCTGCGCTTTCTCCAGTCATTCTGGCTACCACTCCAGTTACCATCATCTGCAAGCCACCGCCAGCACTACTGGTAGAAACATAAGCATCAACACCCTGATCTTCTTTGTTTGTAAGCCAGATTTTATTGTCTTTGGTGAATTTAATGCTGTCATCATTGTATTTGATGCGTGCAAGTTCTTCCAGTTCTGTAACTGCATTGATAACACCTCTGGTTACATCATTCAAAGGTTTTTCTACAGTTGTGGGAGCTTCACCACGTACTGTTTGACGGAACTCACCGTCAATATACTCAATCAGAATCGATTTCGTGGTAGTAGATCCGCAGTCAGTTGCAATGATTCTTTTCAGCTTTTGAGCATCTCCCATACTTTCCTCCATATTTT from Candidatus Cloacimonadota bacterium encodes the following:
- a CDS encoding glutamate mutase L; the protein is MGDAQKLKRIIATDCGSTTTKSILIEYIDGEFRQTVRGEAPTTVEKPLNDVTRGVINAVTELEELARIKYNDDSIKFTKDNKIWLTNKEDQGVDAYVSTSSAGGGLQMMVTGVVARMTGESAERAALGAGAIVMDLIASNDKRANHEKIERIRHLRPDMILMAGGVDGGTTKHVAEMAELVGAADPKPRLGSSYKLPVIYAGNNKARDIIKETLDKKTDLIITDNLRPTLERENLGPARDKIHDLFMEHVMAQAPGYNKLMSWTKGPINGKLVDIPIMPTPAAVGNIMQTIAKVNNIEVLGVDIGGATTDVFSVFTEQRVFNRTVSANLGMSYSISNVLATAGIDNILRWVPFDIDKSMLRNMIKNKMIRPTTIPQQLEELVLEQAIAKEALRYAFIQHKEFAVSLKGGQRQREISEAFSQSVSGDTIVNMMSLDLLVGSGGVLSHAPRRNQSVMMMIDAFLPEGITRLAVDSIFMMPQLGVLAEISEKAATEVFEKDCLIYLGTCVAPVGKIKHNKVSLTAKIELPNGETFEEEIPFGELRLLPCGVDETAKATLKPARGLDIGAGKGQEVETELHGGVVGIVLDTRGRDPFVLPDSAEERVPLLKKWMKELDAYPMEILE